A single Candidatus Sericytochromatia bacterium DNA region contains:
- a CDS encoding glycosyltransferase, which produces MPAVRPRIEPLAFSRAPSLAISIIVVVQAIDESLQATLVDLREARLPLSYEVILVVASEDASRLVALRQDFPLLLVYQASPGTSLGGLYDIGIRAAGGRHLLLLDGSARPTSSAVQDMVRFADGGQWIGAVVPRYVTEQGQDRPSCRFFPTPLSACREALGGHPLVPRLHYAFNRLVTTPKEIDAAEGGCVLIRRAAMLDVGGMAAAYPAGGEMWDWCMRAKLKGWGIFLHPGSEAVLCDPTQQQPPMVRRESIRRFVYRFYGWLPTVLVTCLMVPFELKDRVLFRKRVRKKRPERPVEKALPAC; this is translated from the coding sequence TTGCCGGCCGTCCGCCCCCGAATTGAACCGCTCGCTTTTTCACGGGCTCCTTCTCTCGCCATCTCGATCATCGTGGTCGTGCAGGCGATTGATGAGTCACTGCAGGCGACCCTGGTGGACCTGCGCGAGGCGCGTCTGCCCCTCTCGTACGAGGTCATTCTGGTCGTGGCCAGCGAGGACGCGTCTCGGCTGGTCGCGCTTCGTCAGGACTTCCCGCTGCTGCTGGTATACCAGGCCAGTCCCGGAACGTCGCTGGGCGGCCTCTACGACATCGGCATCCGAGCTGCGGGGGGCCGGCACCTGCTGCTGCTCGACGGCAGCGCCAGGCCCACGTCCTCGGCCGTCCAGGACATGGTCCGCTTTGCCGACGGCGGCCAGTGGATCGGGGCGGTCGTGCCGCGTTATGTGACCGAACAGGGTCAAGACCGACCCTCCTGCCGCTTCTTCCCGACCCCCCTGAGCGCCTGCCGTGAGGCTCTGGGCGGGCACCCCCTGGTTCCCCGCCTGCACTATGCCTTCAATCGGCTGGTCACCACGCCCAAGGAAATTGATGCCGCCGAGGGCGGCTGCGTGCTGATTCGCCGGGCCGCGATGCTGGATGTCGGGGGAATGGCCGCGGCGTATCCCGCGGGCGGGGAGATGTGGGATTGGTGCATGCGAGCCAAACTCAAGGGCTGGGGCATCTTTCTGCATCCGGGCAGCGAGGCGGTGCTGTGTGATCCCACCCAGCAACAGCCCCCCATGGTGCGGCGAGAGTCGATCCGACGGTTCGTCTACCGTTTTTACGGGTGGTTGCCGACCGTGCTGGTCACCTGCCTGATGGTGCCATTCGAATTGAAAGACCGCGTCCTCTTCCGCAAACGTGTCCGCAAGAAAAGGCCGGAGAGACCGGTGGAAAAGGCGCTGCCTGCCTGCTGA
- a CDS encoding 2OG-Fe(II) oxygenase has protein sequence MAETCPLSLSDWLATDALPRLRQAAPRYQQAEPFPHLVLDGFFDEARLRGLGESYYDGLDARWHRFNDASREVKLQIDQDEHFPPPVRALLHALNSAPFLRELSELTGIPGLVPDPYHLGGGMHQILPGGKLAIHADYNLHPVMRLNRRLNLLVYLNEDWQEDFGGHLELWDREMQACCHRIAPLFNRLVVFQTDSSSYHGHPDPLRCPEHRSRRSLALYYYTQEGADDLRASGGHSTLFKARPGERFGASPYLRRVGTAGRLVTEAAKLLVPEGVKQLLRRAPRGGA, from the coding sequence ATGGCTGAAACCTGCCCGCTGTCCCTGTCCGATTGGCTGGCAACCGATGCGCTGCCCCGTTTGCGCCAGGCAGCTCCTCGCTATCAGCAGGCGGAGCCGTTTCCTCATCTCGTGCTGGACGGGTTTTTCGATGAGGCGCGCCTGCGTGGGCTGGGCGAGTCCTACTACGATGGCCTGGATGCGCGTTGGCACCGGTTCAACGATGCCAGCCGCGAAGTGAAGTTGCAGATCGATCAAGATGAGCACTTCCCGCCCCCGGTGCGGGCATTGCTACACGCCCTCAATTCCGCCCCGTTTCTTCGCGAACTGTCCGAATTGACCGGCATTCCCGGTCTGGTGCCGGACCCGTATCACCTCGGGGGTGGGATGCATCAGATCCTGCCAGGCGGCAAACTGGCGATTCACGCCGATTACAACTTGCACCCGGTCATGCGGCTGAATCGTCGCTTGAATTTGCTGGTGTATCTCAACGAGGACTGGCAGGAGGATTTTGGCGGCCACCTGGAATTGTGGGACCGCGAGATGCAGGCCTGTTGTCACCGGATCGCGCCGCTGTTCAATCGCCTGGTGGTGTTCCAGACGGACAGCTCCAGCTACCACGGACATCCGGATCCGCTGCGTTGCCCGGAGCATCGCTCCCGGCGCTCCTTGGCCCTGTACTACTACACCCAGGAGGGCGCCGACGACTTGCGGGCCTCCGGTGGGCACAGCACCCTGTTCAAGGCTCGCCCCGGGGAGCGTTTCGGGGCCTCCCCGTACCTTCGTCGCGTGGGTACGGCCGGGCGGCTGGTGACCGAGGCCGCCAAGTTGCTGGTCCCCGAGGGGGTGAAGCAACTGCTCAGGCGCGCTCCGCGAGGAGGCGCGTGA